A genomic region of Peptococcaceae bacterium 1198_IL3148 contains the following coding sequences:
- a CDS encoding DUF6270 domain-containing protein: MKVLIFGSCVTRDALEFDDSQQLELVNYFARSSLASAYSRKSVKGIDLQKINSSFQKRIVKADLEKKFQEYLSTAVFDILVYDPIDERFPLLKMQGGEICTFSNELAQTEVYKYVEGIEMIASGSEEFYRLWERGWSAFITQLNAVGKLDVLRINKVFWASQSKSGEKYLPSYSQEKIDIANKFLDKLYKRMAQDLLKSQFYNFENDLMVGADMHKWGRSPFHFIDSFYKQLVSKLKSESCYKDQQIFSSDTYKKASVLCQKVESALVERNITNIVQVGVTNAVVVDLADCNSEATVKLESNGQVFLEEDHIRALFSGEGSTYQLKINFPSPLELANGLSVDFRLSGWVDISYLAIGHTAGKTFRHVKIPNPLQEDWVTFSVGWNDLIFGLQNDWEVSAPSVISDLRLYVKGRPNHQGASIDARWAAAWLEKIEGLARKTYFCGLYKESSTDHSKMATKERRNKLFLAIQKYFKRCNPNIKQHVERFFASGDFPLTGDASLYWSIDQPLPEKFEEVGTYRYLWHAMQPAISLMVYARETKTMASIFAARDFISDWLERSFFNPDPDRKFAWYDHGTAERLLALLFLYELGRENSFDYRFMSRIRLAIFRHGQLLESEAFYAFYQSTRYHNHAWFQDMALIATAIAMDDFPCAKRWLECGMFRLTDQLNKLIVRDNGFAIFVENSIGYHHGIQRLVEFAGELVQISGRPSSIPTIANELNAWSDYLRYPDKRSPSQGDTFRLPNVTGKKVRRGRVYQQPHCLILPKAGYAVVKGNHEQVPFMLCMFATSLSKTHKHEDNLSITLFFDGIEWLIDPSFYSHEYKSDIPAYLRSALAHNNIAIPGNSYSIEPELAYIKGSSDQESFELFGEHNAYSNYKVSRRITGQVSMLNIKGFDCVENLSNDNEQGAYLVFHLGEGVKAKVDEDAVILLHADSCYQLRLECSISKPEVYSGWDKEADFKSVAGAGFMQINDTYTVGYQIEIGHSCQWELKVVKSV, translated from the coding sequence ATGAAAGTGCTGATTTTTGGAAGTTGCGTTACCCGTGATGCATTAGAATTTGATGATAGTCAACAGCTAGAACTTGTTAATTATTTTGCTAGAAGCTCATTGGCAAGCGCTTATTCCAGAAAATCGGTAAAAGGTATTGATCTTCAGAAGATTAATTCTTCCTTCCAAAAGCGCATTGTAAAAGCTGATTTAGAAAAAAAGTTTCAAGAATATTTAAGTACAGCTGTATTTGACATTTTAGTGTACGACCCAATTGATGAGCGTTTTCCTCTTCTCAAAATGCAAGGTGGGGAAATTTGCACATTTTCTAATGAACTTGCACAAACGGAGGTTTACAAGTATGTAGAAGGTATTGAAATGATAGCTTCTGGGTCAGAAGAGTTCTATCGTTTGTGGGAACGGGGTTGGAGTGCGTTTATTACCCAGCTTAATGCGGTTGGTAAATTAGATGTTTTACGTATAAATAAGGTTTTTTGGGCTAGTCAATCTAAAAGTGGTGAAAAGTATCTCCCATCGTATAGTCAAGAAAAGATTGATATAGCCAATAAGTTTCTTGATAAGCTTTATAAACGAATGGCACAGGATTTATTGAAATCCCAGTTCTATAATTTTGAAAATGATTTAATGGTTGGTGCTGATATGCATAAATGGGGGAGGAGTCCGTTTCATTTTATTGATAGTTTTTATAAACAGCTTGTGAGCAAGCTGAAATCCGAATCTTGTTACAAAGACCAGCAGATATTTTCAAGTGACACTTATAAAAAAGCCAGTGTTTTATGTCAAAAAGTAGAATCAGCTCTAGTTGAGAGAAATATTACTAATATCGTCCAGGTAGGCGTGACTAACGCGGTGGTGGTTGATCTAGCAGATTGTAATAGCGAAGCAACGGTGAAACTGGAGTCTAATGGGCAAGTGTTCCTTGAAGAAGATCATATTAGAGCCTTATTTTCCGGGGAAGGAAGTACATACCAGCTAAAAATAAACTTTCCTTCACCATTAGAATTAGCTAACGGATTATCGGTTGACTTTAGGTTGTCAGGTTGGGTAGACATTAGTTATTTAGCTATTGGCCACACGGCTGGAAAAACGTTCAGACATGTAAAAATTCCAAACCCCTTGCAGGAGGATTGGGTCACTTTTTCAGTGGGGTGGAACGACTTGATATTTGGTCTCCAGAATGATTGGGAGGTTTCAGCACCTTCGGTAATAAGTGATTTGAGACTGTATGTAAAGGGTAGACCAAATCACCAAGGGGCTTCAATTGATGCACGTTGGGCGGCGGCTTGGTTAGAAAAAATAGAGGGTTTAGCAAGAAAAACTTATTTTTGCGGTTTATATAAAGAATCGTCTACAGATCATTCTAAGATGGCAACTAAAGAAAGGCGTAATAAGCTTTTTTTAGCAATTCAAAAGTATTTTAAACGCTGTAATCCAAATATTAAACAACATGTTGAAAGGTTTTTTGCGAGTGGTGATTTTCCGCTGACTGGGGATGCTAGCTTATATTGGTCGATTGACCAGCCGCTACCAGAAAAATTTGAGGAAGTTGGAACATATCGTTATCTATGGCACGCTATGCAACCTGCCATATCTCTTATGGTTTATGCAAGAGAAACCAAGACTATGGCATCTATATTTGCGGCACGTGACTTTATATCCGATTGGTTGGAGAGAAGCTTCTTTAATCCTGATCCAGATCGCAAGTTTGCATGGTATGACCACGGCACAGCCGAGCGCCTACTTGCCCTACTTTTTTTGTACGAACTGGGTCGTGAAAATAGTTTTGATTATCGATTTATGTCACGTATCCGGCTAGCGATATTTAGACACGGACAATTGTTGGAATCTGAAGCATTTTATGCATTCTATCAATCAACGCGTTATCATAACCATGCTTGGTTTCAAGATATGGCATTGATTGCTACTGCAATCGCGATGGATGATTTTCCATGTGCTAAACGGTGGCTGGAATGCGGTATGTTTCGCTTAACAGACCAACTTAACAAGTTAATAGTAAGAGATAATGGTTTCGCTATTTTTGTTGAGAATTCTATTGGTTACCATCATGGTATTCAGCGGCTGGTGGAGTTTGCAGGTGAGCTAGTTCAAATATCTGGTCGTCCTTCGAGTATCCCAACTATAGCTAATGAGTTAAACGCTTGGTCCGACTATCTTCGCTATCCTGACAAACGTAGTCCTTCTCAAGGCGATACTTTTCGCCTCCCGAACGTGACGGGTAAAAAAGTACGGCGTGGTAGAGTTTATCAACAACCGCATTGTCTAATATTGCCTAAAGCCGGGTACGCTGTGGTAAAAGGTAATCATGAACAGGTGCCGTTTATGTTATGTATGTTTGCAACATCCTTGAGCAAAACCCACAAGCATGAGGATAATCTTTCTATTACGTTATTTTTTGATGGGATTGAATGGTTAATTGACCCGAGTTTTTATTCTCATGAATATAAAAGTGATATTCCAGCCTATTTACGGAGTGCATTAGCACACAATAATATTGCCATACCAGGAAATAGTTATTCTATAGAGCCAGAGTTGGCATATATAAAGGGTTCAAGCGATCAAGAGAGCTTTGAACTATTTGGTGAGCATAATGCTTATTCAAATTATAAAGTTTCACGTCGCATCACAGGTCAAGTTTCAATGCTTAATATAAAAGGCTTTGATTGTGTTGAAAATTTATCTAATGATAATGAACAAGGAGCATACTTAGTTTTTCATCTAGGAGAAGGTGTAAAGGCTAAGGTTGATGAAGATGCTGTTATACTATTACATGCTGATTCTTGTTACCAACTGAGGTTGGAATGCTCAATTAGTAAACCAGAGGTGTATAGTGGTTGGGATAAAGAAGCTGATTTCAAAAGTGTTGCGGGGGCTGGGTTTATGCAGATTAATGACACATACACTGTTGGTTACCAAATAGAAATTGGTCATTCATGTCAATGGGAACTTAAGGTGGTTAAAAGTGTGTAG
- a CDS encoding accessory Sec system protein Asp2 encodes MNYQTEYDNNLLLPDGVFKFKNRYIIYSLKRGSSNKLYVVFSGVDSTPGFTRMSYYGLRDSLDGNVLHIKDSFGAHGCYLLNVSGCNQVRNAVLALLKESINQLNIPRESLYLVGTSKGGTIALAYGMMLGFGNVIVGEPQVRIGDFLFSKGWKNAEYFKSIAYVMTGRINEEGKELLNSKFKEIIAQCGSRFRGTIEIITGIKTLYLENHVDYFIQYAKEFGVDESRINVEVIDIEKHDDIVEPFLRRVNET; translated from the coding sequence ATGAATTACCAAACAGAATATGATAATAACTTACTTTTACCCGATGGTGTATTTAAATTTAAAAACAGATATATTATCTACTCTTTAAAAAGAGGTTCCTCAAATAAATTATATGTGGTTTTTTCTGGCGTAGATAGTACACCTGGATTTACTAGGATGTCATACTACGGACTTAGGGATTCCCTAGATGGCAATGTTCTACACATTAAAGATAGCTTTGGCGCACATGGATGTTATTTGTTAAACGTATCTGGGTGCAATCAAGTTAGAAATGCAGTACTAGCTCTTCTAAAAGAATCAATCAACCAGTTAAATATACCTAGAGAGAGTTTGTACTTAGTGGGGACATCAAAAGGTGGAACTATTGCGTTAGCTTACGGAATGATGTTGGGCTTTGGAAATGTTATAGTGGGGGAACCACAAGTAAGAATTGGAGACTTCTTGTTTAGTAAAGGATGGAAGAATGCAGAATATTTTAAGAGTATAGCTTATGTAATGACTGGTCGAATCAATGAAGAAGGTAAAGAATTATTAAATAGCAAGTTTAAAGAAATAATTGCTCAATGTGGTAGTAGATTTCGTGGGACCATTGAGATTATTACTGGAATAAAAACTTTATACTTAGAGAATCATGTAGATTACTTTATTCAATATGCAAAAGAGTTTGGGGTTGATGAGTCTAGAATTAATGTAGAAGTGATTGATATTGAAAAACATGATGATATTGTTGAGCCTTTTTTAAGAAGGGTTAATGAAACTTAA
- a CDS encoding nucleoside-diphosphate sugar epimerase/dehydratase yields MINLAIIIPYLIRFEGNIPALFLEGMYVLMLIATPVLILIFYYTKLYHRVWSYASTDELIAIIHSISAGSLVIIFLTYMVETHIPRSIILMFWAFCIIFISGSRFAWQQYIRSRNKGRPDAPTTNKKILIYGAGDAGALVAREYKNHYNGNQPVVGFVDDDYSKHNLSIHGLLVLGGRGDISNIVSKYGVNEVIIAMPSVAGAEIKEIVEICKKHVPSVKILPGVYQLLDGKVTLSKIRPIDIEDLLGREPVQVNLQEISLYLHKKVVMVTGAGGSIGSELCRQVCELEPQKLILLGHGENSIYEIWLELRESYPNINLAVEIADIRDRDKLQLVFSKHKPNVVFHAAAHKHVPLMEMHPDEAIKTNVFGTKNVAELADQSNCDAFVFISTDKAVNPSSVMGATKRMAELIVQNMFKGSKTKFVAVRFGNVLGSRGSVVPIFKEQIAKGGPVTVTHPEMKRYFMTIPEAVQLVIQAGAMAQGGEIFVLDMGEPVKIVDLATNLIKLSGFDPGKDIEIKYTGVRPGEKLFEELLTAEEGSASTQHKRIFVAKPVEIEHTALTEEIMKLAEKDVLDNGRVFESLARIMPNFISYQKAN; encoded by the coding sequence TTGATTAACCTTGCCATAATTATTCCATACTTAATACGTTTTGAAGGTAATATTCCAGCACTGTTTCTTGAAGGTATGTATGTTTTAATGCTTATTGCTACCCCTGTATTAATACTTATTTTTTACTATACAAAGCTATATCACCGGGTTTGGTCCTATGCTAGTACCGATGAATTAATAGCGATTATACATTCGATCAGTGCTGGTTCCTTAGTTATTATATTTTTAACATATATGGTAGAAACCCATATACCAAGAAGTATTATTCTTATGTTTTGGGCCTTCTGTATTATTTTTATCAGCGGATCAAGATTTGCTTGGCAACAGTATATAAGATCAAGAAATAAGGGTAGACCAGATGCACCGACTACTAATAAAAAGATCTTAATTTATGGTGCTGGGGATGCCGGGGCGCTAGTAGCTAGAGAATATAAAAACCACTATAACGGCAACCAACCAGTGGTTGGCTTTGTTGATGATGATTATAGTAAACATAACCTTTCTATACACGGTCTATTGGTGCTGGGCGGTCGAGGGGATATTTCAAATATTGTAAGTAAATATGGTGTTAATGAAGTGATTATTGCCATGCCATCGGTAGCAGGAGCAGAAATTAAAGAAATAGTAGAGATTTGTAAAAAACATGTACCAAGCGTTAAAATTTTACCTGGTGTTTATCAACTACTTGATGGTAAAGTTACTCTAAGCAAAATAAGACCGATAGATATTGAAGATTTACTAGGCCGAGAACCGGTGCAAGTTAATCTCCAAGAAATCTCATTGTATCTTCATAAAAAAGTGGTAATGGTTACCGGGGCTGGTGGTTCAATAGGTTCAGAACTTTGTCGCCAAGTTTGTGAATTAGAACCCCAAAAGCTTATACTATTAGGTCACGGCGAAAACAGCATCTATGAAATTTGGTTGGAATTAAGAGAAAGTTATCCCAATATTAACCTAGCAGTGGAAATAGCAGATATTAGGGATAGAGATAAGCTGCAGCTGGTATTTAGTAAGCATAAACCAAATGTTGTATTCCATGCAGCGGCCCATAAGCATGTGCCGCTAATGGAAATGCACCCGGATGAAGCAATAAAAACCAATGTCTTTGGTACTAAAAATGTAGCAGAGTTGGCAGATCAATCAAATTGTGATGCCTTTGTATTTATATCCACAGACAAAGCTGTTAACCCATCCAGCGTAATGGGTGCCACCAAACGCATGGCTGAACTGATAGTACAAAATATGTTTAAAGGTTCAAAAACAAAATTTGTGGCAGTAAGGTTTGGTAATGTTCTTGGTAGTAGAGGTAGTGTGGTACCAATATTTAAAGAGCAAATTGCAAAGGGCGGTCCGGTTACAGTAACTCACCCAGAAATGAAAAGATACTTTATGACCATACCAGAAGCAGTTCAGCTAGTTATTCAAGCTGGCGCCATGGCTCAAGGGGGCGAAATATTTGTCCTGGATATGGGTGAGCCAGTTAAAATAGTTGATTTAGCTACTAACCTAATAAAGTTGTCTGGATTTGATCCCGGTAAAGATATAGAAATTAAATATACTGGTGTTAGACCAGGAGAAAAATTGTTTGAGGAGCTGCTAACAGCAGAGGAAGGTTCCGCCAGCACCCAGCATAAACGGATATTTGTGGCTAAGCCGGTGGAAATAGAACATACAGCATTAACAGAAGAAATAATGAAGTTAGCAGAAAAAGATGTACTGGATAACGGCAGGGTATTTGAAAGCTTAGCACGGATTATGCCTAATTTTATCAGTTATCAGAAGGCTAATTAG
- a CDS encoding sugar transferase, whose translation MTYLKIKRLIDIIFSLLGVILLSPVFLVLVIAIKIDSKGPILFKQKRVGIHKNHFNILKFRTMLVDTPKDTPTHLLENPDQWITKVGKFLRKTSLDELPQIINILKGEMSIIGPRPALWNQYDLIEERDKYGANDIRPGLTGWAQINGRDELPIEVKAKLDGDYVQRIGLLMDMKCFFGTIVSVVKGDGIVEGATGTLKSETEKSVNKSL comes from the coding sequence ATGACCTACTTAAAAATTAAAAGGTTAATAGATATTATTTTTTCGTTATTAGGTGTAATTTTATTATCTCCAGTATTTCTAGTTTTAGTTATAGCGATTAAGATAGATTCTAAAGGTCCAATTTTGTTTAAGCAAAAAAGAGTGGGGATTCATAAGAACCATTTCAATATATTGAAATTCCGTACTATGTTAGTTGACACTCCCAAGGATACACCAACACATCTTTTGGAGAATCCCGATCAATGGATAACGAAGGTTGGTAAGTTTTTAAGAAAGACAAGTTTAGATGAGTTACCCCAGATTATTAATATCCTTAAAGGTGAAATGAGCATTATAGGACCAAGACCCGCTTTATGGAATCAGTATGATTTAATTGAAGAAAGAGATAAATATGGTGCCAATGACATAAGACCAGGACTTACCGGTTGGGCACAGATTAATGGTAGAGATGAATTGCCCATTGAGGTTAAGGCAAAACTTGATGGGGACTATGTACAAAGGATTGGCCTCTTAATGGATATGAAATGTTTTTTCGGAACAATTGTTAGTGTTGTTAAGGGTGATGGAATTGTTGAAGGAGCAACTGGAACACTAAAAAGTGAGACTGAGAAATCAGTAAATAAGTCGTTATAA
- a CDS encoding glycosyltransferase family 4 protein yields MKIVVICHYFYPEIGAPSARIYEMAKHWVELGNDVHVVTCFPNHPTGVIPDEYKGIKYLHEMLDGIHVHRNYIYATPNKGFVKKTLGHISFMLSSVLFSMNKIKKPDVIITSSPTFFSIFSGYWYSLRKKVPFVLEIRDLWPAAMIELGVMKKGLITNILEKMELFFYKKSNRLIMVTESFKDNVVIRGIDAEKFHVITNGVNRELFYPRVKNKYLVDKYDLKNKFVISYVGAHGISQNLSVILKVAKELLKEKDIQFLFIGEGAEKDKLKEFVREQSITNVKFIDSQPKEMIPEFYSISDICLVPLKNIELFKTFIPSKMFEIMACGVPIVASLEGEAADILNSSKAALVVAPDNPVEIKAAILKLKNDKVLYSEFKENGPAFVEQNYSRNKLAEKYLEIISNI; encoded by the coding sequence ATGAAGATAGTTGTTATATGTCATTATTTTTATCCAGAAATTGGGGCACCTTCAGCAAGAATATATGAAATGGCTAAACACTGGGTGGAGCTAGGTAATGACGTTCATGTTGTGACCTGTTTTCCAAATCATCCAACAGGAGTTATACCAGATGAATATAAGGGAATTAAATATTTGCATGAAATGTTGGATGGTATTCATGTGCATAGAAACTACATATATGCAACCCCAAATAAAGGATTTGTTAAGAAAACATTGGGACATATATCTTTTATGCTTTCATCAGTGTTATTTTCTATGAATAAAATAAAAAAACCAGATGTTATCATCACAAGTTCTCCTACCTTCTTTTCAATTTTTTCAGGTTACTGGTATAGCTTGAGAAAAAAAGTTCCCTTTGTGCTAGAGATTAGAGATTTATGGCCTGCGGCTATGATTGAATTGGGTGTTATGAAAAAAGGGCTTATTACCAATATATTAGAGAAAATGGAGTTGTTTTTCTATAAAAAAAGCAATCGTTTAATTATGGTAACCGAGTCATTTAAAGATAATGTTGTTATTAGAGGAATTGATGCTGAGAAATTCCACGTAATAACCAATGGTGTAAATCGAGAGTTGTTTTATCCAAGGGTGAAGAACAAATATTTGGTAGATAAATACGATTTAAAAAATAAATTTGTTATCTCTTATGTAGGAGCACATGGGATCTCACAGAATTTAAGTGTTATTTTAAAGGTGGCAAAAGAATTATTAAAAGAAAAAGATATTCAGTTTTTATTTATTGGCGAAGGGGCAGAGAAAGATAAGTTAAAGGAATTTGTTAGAGAACAAAGTATTACTAATGTCAAATTTATTGATTCGCAGCCGAAAGAAATGATACCTGAATTTTATAGTATCTCAGATATATGTTTAGTGCCGTTAAAAAATATTGAGCTGTTTAAAACATTTATTCCATCTAAAATGTTTGAGATAATGGCCTGTGGTGTTCCTATTGTTGCAAGTTTAGAGGGGGAAGCAGCAGATATTTTAAATAGCTCTAAAGCGGCTTTAGTTGTTGCACCTGATAATCCGGTAGAAATTAAGGCTGCAATACTTAAATTAAAAAATGACAAGGTTTTATATAGTGAGTTCAAGGAAAACGGACCGGCTTTTGTGGAGCAGAACTATTCGAGAAATAAGTTGGCTGAAAAGTACCTAGAGATTATAAGCAACATATAG
- a CDS encoding NAD(P)H-binding protein yields the protein MILLTGATGFLGEFVLKELVARGHEVTCFVRKTSNLNNIEKLNVKYVYGDLNNYKSICEALKAKDAFINIVTLGSGNGPKIVNACMDMNVKRAIFVSTTGIFTKLNPKSKAIRLEAEKLIKESSLDYTIIRPTMIYGTPRDRNMWRLVKYLDRLSILPILGNGTYLQQPVYVEDLAGAIVKAYEKSISIKKAYNISGAEPLTYNEVVDTTAKVLRKEVIKIHIPMNLSYNLLKIYEKITSKPILKAEQVLRLNENKNFSHQEAKADLGYEPLSFEEGIKREVEYLS from the coding sequence ATGATTTTACTAACGGGAGCAACGGGTTTTTTAGGGGAGTTTGTTTTAAAGGAACTAGTGGCCCGAGGTCATGAAGTTACTTGTTTTGTAAGAAAAACAAGCAATCTTAACAATATAGAAAAATTAAATGTTAAATATGTTTATGGAGATTTGAATAATTATAAGTCTATTTGCGAGGCATTAAAGGCAAAGGATGCATTTATTAACATAGTAACTTTAGGTTCAGGTAATGGGCCTAAAATTGTAAATGCATGTATGGATATGAATGTTAAGCGTGCCATTTTTGTCAGTACTACCGGGATATTTACAAAGTTAAATCCTAAAAGCAAGGCAATCCGTTTAGAGGCCGAGAAATTAATTAAAGAAAGTAGCTTAGATTATACAATTATTAGACCTACTATGATATATGGAACACCTAGAGATCGAAATATGTGGCGGTTAGTAAAATATTTGGATAGGCTAAGTATACTTCCGATATTAGGAAACGGCACCTATTTACAGCAGCCTGTGTATGTTGAAGACTTAGCTGGTGCTATTGTGAAAGCATATGAAAAATCAATAAGCATTAAAAAAGCTTATAATATATCTGGTGCAGAACCACTAACATATAATGAAGTTGTTGATACTACTGCAAAGGTTTTACGTAAAGAAGTGATAAAAATTCATATACCGATGAATTTGAGCTACAATTTGTTAAAAATTTACGAAAAGATTACTAGTAAGCCAATTTTGAAAGCTGAACAGGTGTTAAGACTTAATGAAAATAAAAACTTTTCTCATCAGGAAGCAAAGGCAGATTTGGGATATGAACCACTGAGCTTTGAAGAGGGAATAAAACGTGAGGTGGAATATTTAAGTTGA